In Simplicispira sp. 125, one DNA window encodes the following:
- a CDS encoding flagellin: MAATINTNIASLNAQRNLGLSASSLATSMQRLSSGLRVNSAKDDAAGLAISERMNTQVKGLTVAARNANDGISLAQVAEGSLGKVGDMLQRMRELAVQSSNATNSKSDREALQAEVAQLRDEIDRVAKQTTFNGTKILDGSFSGAVFQVGANSGDNITVGALTNTTAKGLASVNYGISSITGIAANAVTAAGLIASTSSLSITVDGVTSDLGKLAKASSMQERMGQVVEAINRKSSDTGITAYLAGDSVKGFTVEMRSGMVDATGNAITTITLSGFSVSTTGFASVAIAAATGTGVTGVDTVDVSTQPNAWVALKKIDSAIDQVNSSRASLGALQSRFESSVANIDIMVENVAASRGRIVDADFAKETANLSRTQILQQAGTAMVAQANQLPQQVLQLLKG; encoded by the coding sequence ATGGCTGCAACCATCAACACCAATATTGCCTCGCTCAATGCCCAGCGCAATCTGGGCCTCTCGGCCAGTTCACTGGCCACTTCCATGCAACGCCTGTCTTCGGGTCTGCGGGTCAACAGCGCCAAGGACGACGCGGCTGGCCTGGCCATTTCCGAGCGCATGAACACCCAGGTCAAGGGGCTTACCGTGGCGGCGCGCAATGCCAACGACGGTATCTCGCTGGCACAGGTAGCCGAGGGCTCATTGGGCAAAGTGGGCGACATGCTGCAGCGCATGCGCGAACTGGCTGTGCAATCGAGCAACGCTACCAATAGCAAGTCCGACCGTGAAGCGCTGCAGGCCGAAGTAGCCCAATTGCGCGATGAAATTGACCGTGTGGCCAAGCAAACCACGTTCAACGGCACCAAGATTTTGGATGGAAGCTTCTCGGGCGCAGTGTTCCAGGTGGGCGCCAACTCCGGAGACAATATCACCGTAGGCGCGCTGACAAACACCACGGCCAAGGGACTTGCCAGCGTGAACTACGGCATTTCGTCCATCACCGGGATCGCAGCCAATGCGGTGACCGCAGCAGGTCTCATTGCCAGCACCAGCTCCCTGTCAATCACTGTGGACGGCGTCACCTCCGACCTGGGCAAACTGGCCAAGGCCAGCTCCATGCAAGAGCGCATGGGCCAGGTCGTCGAGGCAATCAACCGCAAATCCTCGGATACCGGTATCACCGCTTACTTGGCGGGCGATTCCGTCAAAGGATTTACCGTTGAAATGCGCTCGGGCATGGTGGACGCCACGGGCAATGCCATCACCACCATTACCCTCTCCGGTTTCAGTGTCTCCACCACAGGTTTTGCCAGCGTTGCGATCGCCGCCGCTACCGGAACTGGGGTGACAGGCGTAGACACAGTGGACGTATCCACACAGCCCAATGCCTGGGTGGCACTCAAGAAGATCGACAGCGCTATCGACCAGGTGAACTCATCCCGAGCGTCCTTGGGCGCGCTGCAAAGCCGCTTTGAAAGCTCAGTGGCCAACATCGATATCATGGTGGAGAACGTAGCGGCGTCGCGAGGCCGCATCGTAGACGCCGATTTCGCCAAGGAAACGGCCAACCTCTCGAGGACTCAGATACTGCAGCAGGCCGGCACTGCCATGGTGGCGCAAGCGAACCAGTTGCCGCAGCAGGTGCTCCAGTTGCTGAAGGGGTGA
- a CDS encoding ATP-grasp domain-containing protein has translation MDDHGRFVFDDYIGDLPMHDAPAFADQLEKIVVEHQIDAIYPTMDAVAETLVSLGSRLDCRVIGSNLRATSLCASKNATYDLLQGSIPLPQRYTSPELATQYPLFIKPDRGYGARNSQWARTPTAANEFLSRHSGQAMLLLEYLPGKEWTVDCFSDRHGILRFHAARGRDRISNGISVRTAPSNDFTAAFADWAQRIHDAILPRGAWFFQAREDASGQPRLLEVASRLGGSSGLFRCMGVNFALLSAFDAFDQDVHIAPNHYQITLDRALDNRYRIDGLHYTHVYVDLDDCLLLRGAINHQLVGFLYKTISEGKGVTLLTRHARSLTSTLRKLRIEALFDRVIHLTGGEQKSDHIDHTAAIFIDDSFAERQDVAEHLNIPVFAPDMVEALL, from the coding sequence GTGGACGATCATGGACGTTTCGTCTTTGACGACTACATTGGTGATCTGCCCATGCACGATGCCCCAGCCTTTGCAGACCAGCTGGAAAAAATCGTGGTGGAACATCAAATAGACGCCATTTACCCCACGATGGACGCTGTCGCCGAAACTCTGGTGAGTTTAGGGAGCAGGCTTGATTGCCGAGTGATTGGCAGCAACCTGCGCGCCACGTCCCTGTGTGCATCCAAGAACGCCACCTACGATTTGCTGCAAGGCAGCATTCCGCTGCCCCAACGCTATACCTCGCCTGAGTTAGCCACCCAGTACCCGCTCTTCATCAAGCCCGACCGAGGCTATGGCGCGCGTAATAGCCAATGGGCCCGCACACCGACGGCAGCAAACGAATTCCTCTCGCGTCATTCTGGACAAGCAATGCTTTTGCTGGAATACCTGCCCGGCAAAGAGTGGACCGTGGATTGTTTTTCCGACCGGCACGGTATTCTGAGATTTCACGCGGCACGCGGGCGTGACCGCATCAGCAATGGCATCAGTGTGCGCACTGCCCCGAGCAACGATTTCACGGCTGCTTTTGCCGACTGGGCCCAACGCATCCACGATGCCATCCTGCCGCGCGGAGCCTGGTTCTTCCAAGCCCGCGAGGACGCCAGCGGCCAACCCCGCCTGCTGGAGGTTGCCTCCCGCCTGGGAGGGTCCTCCGGCTTGTTCCGGTGCATGGGCGTGAACTTCGCACTGCTCAGCGCCTTCGACGCCTTTGACCAAGACGTGCACATCGCGCCCAATCACTACCAGATCACGCTGGACCGAGCGCTGGACAATCGCTACCGCATCGACGGCCTGCACTACACCCATGTATACGTGGATCTGGACGACTGTCTGTTGCTGCGCGGGGCCATCAACCACCAACTGGTGGGTTTTCTGTACAAGACGATCTCCGAAGGCAAGGGCGTCACACTGCTCACACGCCACGCACGGTCGCTCACGTCCACCCTGCGCAAGCTCCGCATAGAAGCGCTGTTTGACCGGGTTATCCACCTGACCGGTGGCGAGCAAAAGTCCGACCATATAGACCACACGGCGGCCATCTTCATCGACGACTCCTTTGCCGAGCGGCAAGACGTGGCCGAGCACCTGAATATCCCCGTCTTCGCCCCCGACATGGTCGAAGCGCTGTTGTGA
- a CDS encoding TylF/MycF/NovP-related O-methyltransferase, which yields MNQTPAAADATKKHLVSFRTDKTLSSLNELLATTQALLPHFGEHGWNRHSLVTANVTVLSRLLYLNDLYQKIIDVPGVVCEFGVQWGATLTQLINLRSIYEPFNHSRTIHGFDTFGGFPSVHEKDGGHYQPGDLATQANYEETLERILTLIESFPPLSHLKKFELVKGDASVTIDHWLDENPHAIVSLAIFDMDLYEPTLKVLQKLIPRLTRGSVIAFDELNCKFFPGETQALNEVMGLNNLRLRRSPLHPYCAWAVYGE from the coding sequence ATGAACCAGACACCCGCCGCAGCAGACGCCACCAAGAAGCACCTCGTATCCTTTCGCACAGATAAAACGCTCTCGTCCCTGAACGAGCTGCTCGCCACCACGCAGGCGCTCCTGCCGCACTTCGGTGAGCACGGCTGGAACCGGCACAGCCTGGTGACAGCCAACGTCACCGTGCTTTCACGCCTTTTGTACCTTAACGACCTGTACCAGAAGATCATCGACGTGCCCGGCGTCGTGTGCGAGTTCGGCGTACAGTGGGGTGCCACGCTCACGCAGCTCATCAACCTGCGTAGCATCTACGAACCGTTCAACCACAGCCGCACCATCCACGGCTTCGACACCTTTGGCGGCTTCCCCTCGGTGCATGAAAAGGATGGAGGGCACTACCAGCCCGGCGACCTGGCCACGCAGGCCAACTACGAGGAAACGCTCGAGCGCATTCTCACGCTGATCGAGTCCTTCCCGCCGCTGTCGCACCTCAAGAAGTTCGAACTGGTCAAAGGCGACGCTTCGGTCACCATCGATCACTGGCTGGACGAGAACCCGCATGCAATCGTGTCGCTGGCGATCTTCGACATGGATCTGTACGAGCCCACGCTCAAGGTGCTGCAAAAGCTGATCCCACGGCTCACGCGCGGCTCAGTGATCGCCTTCGATGAGCTTAACTGCAAGTTCTTTCCCGGCGAGACGCAGGCACTAAACGAGGTCATGGGCCTGAACAACCTGCGCCTGCGCCGCAGCCCGCTGCACCCATACTGCGCCTGGGCCGTGTACGGCGAGTAG
- a CDS encoding adenylyltransferase/cytidyltransferase family protein: MAARTVLTYGTFDLFHVGHLNLLRRLRALGDRLIVGVSTDEFNALKGKKTIIGFEDRIEIVRSLQCVDLAVPEENWAQKADDIRRHGVQVFGMGSDWEGRFDELKAHCEVIYLPRTEGVSSTQIKKTLQVLDRSHVQELKHALDLIASIVDRFE; encoded by the coding sequence ATGGCAGCCCGCACCGTACTGACCTACGGCACCTTCGACCTGTTCCACGTCGGCCACCTGAACCTGCTGCGGCGCCTGCGCGCACTGGGCGACCGACTCATCGTCGGCGTCTCCACGGACGAGTTCAACGCGCTTAAGGGCAAAAAAACCATCATTGGCTTCGAAGACCGCATCGAGATCGTACGCAGCCTCCAGTGCGTGGATCTGGCTGTCCCGGAAGAGAACTGGGCACAGAAGGCAGACGACATCCGCCGCCACGGCGTGCAGGTCTTCGGCATGGGCAGCGACTGGGAGGGGCGCTTCGACGAGCTGAAGGCGCATTGCGAAGTGATCTACCTCCCGCGCACCGAAGGCGTCTCCAGTACCCAGATCAAGAAGACCCTGCAAGTACTGGATCGCAGCCACGTACAAGAACTCAAACATGCGCTGGACTTGATCGCGTCCATCGTCGATCGCTTCGAATAA
- a CDS encoding CDP-glycerol glycerophosphotransferase family protein codes for MRQSVFRLLHPLWRLYDALVPKRADHWAFATHHLHTGRFIENQRAMFEHIKADPSIRKIVFYRGQREDFQIEDAVNYEIVEHGTLRSLHLLARCQVVFLTHSISMDFSLRWGAKAFAVLKLTLRRRVVVNLWHGIPLKRLLYAANEGTHQHTERVPYRRQERLGYAGLIASSDVDSYAMAAMFYPLNYRQIWLTGLPRNDFLSCEASRLPSYIRDSLDRIRTLQCGRRLVVYAPTYRQTAVSASARYYQFTPHEIDALKTVLRRHGAVLGYRPHYFKNSTEYFNLDQYLDGDELIDLSQTAVPEFSAVARECAVLVTDYSSVYIETLYLGKPAVCFAYDLENYRTEQDGLLYDMDLAFPGPVCQDFDTVLRELDALLGDNAPVVGERMATAQKLFFAHRDHENARRVYDRVRQAQAKI; via the coding sequence ATGCGCCAGAGCGTCTTTCGCCTATTGCATCCCCTGTGGCGACTCTACGACGCTCTGGTGCCCAAGCGCGCGGACCACTGGGCATTTGCCACGCACCACCTACACACGGGCCGCTTCATCGAGAACCAGCGCGCGATGTTCGAGCACATCAAGGCCGACCCCAGCATCCGCAAGATCGTCTTCTACCGGGGTCAGCGCGAGGACTTCCAGATCGAGGATGCCGTCAACTACGAGATCGTGGAGCACGGCACGCTGCGCAGCCTACACCTGCTGGCACGCTGCCAGGTGGTTTTTCTGACCCATTCAATCTCCATGGATTTCTCGTTGCGCTGGGGCGCCAAGGCCTTCGCGGTGCTCAAGCTCACACTGCGTCGGCGCGTGGTAGTCAACTTGTGGCACGGCATTCCACTCAAGCGCTTGCTCTATGCTGCCAACGAGGGCACCCACCAGCACACCGAGCGCGTGCCGTACCGTCGCCAGGAGCGACTGGGCTATGCGGGCCTGATCGCATCGTCCGACGTGGACAGCTATGCGATGGCCGCGATGTTCTACCCGCTGAACTACCGACAGATATGGCTAACGGGCCTGCCGCGCAACGATTTCCTGAGTTGCGAAGCCAGTCGGCTGCCAAGCTATATCCGTGACTCACTGGATCGCATACGCACCCTCCAGTGCGGGCGGCGGCTGGTGGTGTATGCACCCACCTACCGGCAGACAGCGGTCAGCGCCAGCGCCCGCTACTACCAGTTCACGCCGCACGAGATCGACGCACTCAAGACCGTGCTGCGCCGACATGGCGCGGTGCTGGGCTACCGGCCGCACTACTTCAAAAACAGTACCGAGTATTTCAATCTTGACCAGTATCTCGATGGCGACGAGCTTATTGACCTGTCGCAGACTGCAGTACCCGAGTTCTCAGCCGTGGCGCGTGAGTGTGCCGTACTGGTCACAGACTACTCCAGCGTCTACATCGAGACGCTGTACCTGGGCAAACCCGCCGTATGCTTTGCCTACGATCTGGAAAATTACCGGACCGAGCAGGACGGCCTGCTCTACGACATGGACCTGGCCTTCCCAGGCCCGGTGTGCCAGGACTTTGACACGGTACTGCGGGAACTGGACGCGCTGCTGGGCGATAACGCCCCGGTCGTGGGCGAGCGCATGGCCACGGCGCAGAAGCTGTTCTTCGCCCACCGCGACCACGAGAATGCGCGGCGCGTATATGACAGGGTGCGCCAGGCGCAGGCAAAAATCTAA
- a CDS encoding DegT/DnrJ/EryC1/StrS family aminotransferase, producing MNTGIPPAAPMVYVTQPSLPPLEEFLPYLEQIWSSRKLANNGPFHQQLESALCEYLGVPYISLFTNGTIALVTALQALRITGEVITTPYSFVATAHSLLWNGIKPVFADIHPGTLNLDPAKIEAAITPQTTAIMPVHCYGHPCDVDRIEAIADNYGLKVIYDAAHAFGVQWQGHSVLAHGDLSVLSFHATKVFNTFEGGAIISPDAKTKRRIDHLKNFGFVDEETVVAPGINGKMSEFNAALGLVQLRHIDVALQKRQAIDSRYREGLAQVQGVRCLADAGETRANFAYFPILIEPVYPLARDHLYQMLKERGIYARRYFHPLISEFPMYKALPSANAENLPVARQAAAQVLCLPIYPDLEMDVVDKVIGLISRPW from the coding sequence ATGAACACCGGTATCCCGCCAGCCGCGCCCATGGTATATGTCACCCAGCCCAGCCTGCCGCCGCTGGAGGAATTTCTGCCCTACTTGGAGCAGATTTGGAGCAGCCGCAAGCTGGCGAACAATGGCCCGTTCCACCAGCAGCTTGAAAGTGCTTTGTGCGAGTACTTGGGCGTACCCTACATCTCGCTGTTCACCAACGGCACCATTGCCCTGGTGACGGCGCTGCAGGCGCTGCGCATCACGGGTGAGGTGATCACCACGCCATATTCCTTCGTCGCAACGGCGCACTCGCTGCTGTGGAACGGCATCAAACCGGTGTTTGCTGATATCCACCCCGGCACGCTTAACCTTGACCCCGCCAAGATCGAGGCGGCCATCACTCCGCAGACCACGGCCATCATGCCTGTGCACTGCTACGGCCACCCCTGCGACGTGGACCGCATCGAGGCGATCGCCGACAACTACGGGCTCAAGGTGATCTACGACGCGGCCCATGCTTTTGGCGTGCAGTGGCAGGGGCACAGCGTGCTGGCCCACGGTGATCTGTCAGTGCTGAGCTTTCATGCAACCAAAGTGTTCAACACCTTCGAGGGGGGCGCCATCATCTCGCCCGATGCCAAGACCAAGCGGCGCATCGACCATCTCAAGAACTTCGGCTTCGTCGATGAGGAGACCGTCGTCGCCCCCGGCATCAACGGCAAGATGAGCGAGTTCAACGCGGCACTGGGGCTGGTGCAGTTGCGCCACATCGATGTGGCGCTGCAAAAGCGCCAGGCCATCGACTCGCGCTACCGCGAAGGCCTCGCGCAGGTGCAGGGCGTGCGCTGCCTGGCCGATGCTGGCGAGACGCGGGCCAACTTCGCCTATTTCCCCATCCTCATCGAACCAGTCTACCCGCTGGCGCGTGACCACCTGTACCAGATGCTCAAGGAGCGCGGCATTTACGCGCGGCGCTACTTTCATCCGCTCATCAGCGAATTCCCCATGTACAAGGCGCTCCCCTCGGCCAACGCCGAAAATCTGCCCGTGGCACGACAGGCCGCCGCCCAGGTGTTGTGCTTGCCGATCTATCCGGATCTGGAGATGGACGTGGTGGACAAGGTGATCGGCTTGATCAGCCGTCCTTGGTAG
- a CDS encoding tetratricopeptide repeat protein — protein sequence MLEENHLPAPASKAPLDRWLADAMQCHARWQFDEARSLYEAVLQEEPGHPDANHNLGVLLAVQLLRPKEALPYFEAALSTASKQPQFWYSYIDALTKAESFDMAQQVLPLAQIYGLDDARYEQLARDLAQARSGEQVVSPVVASPVAGVPVRLGVRKAPTALHRQSDPPSRELQPVIDLFNRKDYAAGVKLAKRLSHRFPASGAVWKLLGAMEQQLGRLPEALVAKRRAAQLLPGDAEAHCNLANTLVAHGFFDEARASFEQSLQLDDGYAEAHFNFANALVEMHQWPEAEAEYRRACELAPGWADAHSNLGFLLKKQERLAESAESYLQALAAAPGDPVVLQNLGIVRSAQGLTVEALQCFKAAVTSSPASADLQGAYGEMLHAMGWLSAAETAFRRALQLQADHPTALRRLGHLLQHQGRLKEAETCLRRCHALQPDDVVILFEVGTNLSEQKRWDEALQVFREAIALKPDFAEAHINLSKALYERGDLTSAAREVQASLSVLPDVAQLHSNLGVINTMQGRVDEALGNFRRALELNPDFDFARSCMLYALSHSTDVDLEALTREHLLFGERISQRVGNRVCTAHSNDRNPERALRIGFVSADFRQHAVAKFFIPFMEAFGKRPEFICHAYYNHAARDMDTEAIERHFAVWHPVVGLSDESLVAQIQEDAIDILIDLSGHTAGNRLAMFGHKPAPVQVTWGGYPGTTGVRSIDYRLVEHAYMDPETFRRQFVEHMAELPAVSAFHGLEAMPDVNDAPVLRNGYLTFGSFNRLSKINREVIAAWCCVLRAQPESKLLMAGMTGAGCPPQMLEWFVQEGIGADRLSFHPRTSFYNYLNLHREVDICLDTFPYTGGTTTNHALWMGVPTLTVAGDTYPSRQSAMFLRRVGLECGVVSTSVDGMLEQSQQWAQHADQLQEIRSRLRGYLLQTHATHLDVVVAGLSQALRVMWRRWCAGQATERLRVEYEDIGIERLPPLMEKQA from the coding sequence ATGCTTGAGGAAAATCATCTTCCCGCCCCTGCATCCAAAGCTCCATTGGACCGGTGGCTTGCCGATGCAATGCAGTGCCATGCTCGGTGGCAGTTTGACGAGGCCCGTTCGCTGTACGAAGCCGTCCTTCAAGAGGAGCCCGGTCATCCCGACGCTAATCACAACCTCGGTGTGCTGCTGGCGGTGCAGTTGCTTCGCCCCAAGGAGGCGTTGCCCTATTTCGAAGCGGCGCTCAGTACCGCTTCCAAGCAACCGCAGTTTTGGTATAGCTACATCGATGCGCTCACCAAAGCAGAGTCATTCGACATGGCGCAACAGGTGCTGCCTTTAGCGCAGATCTATGGTCTGGACGATGCCCGCTACGAGCAACTCGCGCGCGACCTTGCGCAGGCGCGAAGCGGTGAGCAGGTGGTTTCGCCGGTAGTTGCATCGCCTGTTGCAGGCGTGCCAGTGCGTTTGGGGGTGCGCAAGGCGCCCACTGCACTGCATCGGCAATCTGATCCGCCCTCGCGAGAGCTTCAGCCGGTCATTGATCTGTTCAATCGAAAAGACTATGCAGCGGGCGTGAAGCTTGCCAAACGCCTTTCACACCGTTTTCCAGCGTCGGGCGCTGTGTGGAAGTTGTTGGGAGCGATGGAGCAGCAGCTGGGCCGCTTGCCAGAGGCTTTGGTGGCTAAGCGACGGGCTGCCCAATTGCTGCCGGGGGATGCCGAGGCACATTGCAATCTCGCCAATACATTGGTGGCTCATGGATTTTTCGACGAAGCGCGGGCTTCTTTCGAGCAATCTCTGCAGCTCGATGATGGCTATGCCGAGGCGCATTTCAATTTTGCCAATGCCTTGGTCGAAATGCACCAGTGGCCCGAAGCCGAAGCCGAGTATCGCCGAGCCTGCGAGTTGGCTCCCGGGTGGGCTGATGCGCACAGCAATCTGGGTTTTTTGCTGAAGAAACAAGAAAGACTCGCCGAGTCGGCCGAGAGCTACTTGCAAGCGCTTGCCGCCGCACCAGGCGATCCTGTGGTTCTTCAGAATCTGGGTATTGTCAGGAGCGCGCAGGGTTTGACGGTAGAGGCACTGCAATGCTTCAAGGCAGCGGTTACCAGCTCGCCCGCGTCAGCGGATCTGCAAGGGGCCTATGGTGAGATGCTGCATGCCATGGGGTGGCTGTCTGCCGCGGAAACCGCATTCCGCCGCGCACTGCAATTGCAGGCTGACCACCCCACGGCGCTGCGCCGCCTGGGGCACCTGCTGCAGCACCAGGGGCGTCTCAAAGAAGCCGAAACCTGCCTGCGGCGTTGTCATGCGCTACAGCCGGACGACGTGGTGATCCTCTTCGAAGTGGGAACCAACCTGTCGGAGCAAAAGCGCTGGGACGAGGCGCTGCAGGTCTTTCGTGAGGCCATCGCTCTCAAACCCGATTTCGCTGAAGCGCACATCAACCTCAGCAAGGCGTTGTATGAGCGCGGCGACCTGACGAGCGCGGCGCGCGAGGTGCAGGCCAGTCTGAGCGTCCTGCCCGACGTCGCGCAGTTGCACAGCAACCTGGGCGTCATCAACACCATGCAAGGCCGGGTGGATGAAGCCCTGGGCAACTTCAGGCGGGCGCTAGAGCTGAATCCCGATTTCGACTTTGCGCGTAGCTGCATGCTGTATGCACTGAGCCACAGTACCGATGTGGACCTGGAGGCGCTGACACGCGAGCACCTGCTTTTTGGTGAGAGGATCTCGCAGCGGGTGGGTAACCGTGTGTGTACGGCTCATAGCAATGACCGCAATCCCGAACGGGCATTGCGTATTGGTTTTGTGTCGGCGGATTTTCGGCAGCATGCGGTTGCCAAGTTCTTCATTCCCTTCATGGAGGCTTTCGGGAAGCGCCCGGAATTCATCTGCCATGCGTACTACAACCATGCGGCACGCGATATGGACACGGAGGCCATCGAGCGCCATTTTGCGGTCTGGCACCCTGTTGTGGGCCTGTCGGATGAGAGCTTGGTAGCGCAGATCCAAGAAGACGCCATTGACATCCTGATCGACCTGAGCGGGCATACGGCGGGCAATCGTCTTGCCATGTTCGGGCACAAGCCCGCGCCGGTGCAAGTGACCTGGGGCGGCTACCCTGGCACCACGGGCGTGCGGAGCATTGATTACCGCCTGGTAGAGCATGCTTACATGGATCCGGAGACGTTCAGGCGCCAGTTCGTCGAGCACATGGCCGAGCTGCCCGCCGTGTCGGCGTTTCATGGTCTGGAGGCCATGCCTGATGTGAACGACGCCCCTGTGTTGCGCAACGGCTATCTGACCTTCGGGTCGTTCAACCGCCTGAGCAAGATCAATCGCGAGGTGATCGCGGCCTGGTGCTGCGTGCTGCGGGCGCAGCCGGAGTCGAAATTGTTGATGGCTGGCATGACGGGTGCAGGATGTCCTCCCCAGATGCTGGAATGGTTTGTGCAGGAGGGCATCGGAGCCGACAGACTGTCCTTTCATCCGCGCACCAGCTTCTACAACTACTTGAACTTGCACCGCGAGGTGGATATCTGCCTCGACACTTTTCCTTACACGGGCGGCACAACCACCAACCATGCGCTGTGGATGGGAGTGCCTACGCTGACCGTGGCGGGCGACACCTACCCCAGCCGCCAGTCGGCCATGTTCCTGCGCCGAGTGGGGCTAGAGTGTGGAGTTGTTTCCACCAGCGTGGACGGGATGCTCGAGCAAAGCCAACAATGGGCGCAGCATGCCGACCAGTTGCAGGAAATACGCAGCCGCCTGCGCGGGTATTTGCTGCAAACGCATGCAACACACCTGGATGTTGTCGTCGCCGGCTTGTCGCAGGCATTGCGCGTGATGTGGCGGCGCTGGTGCGCCGGGCAGGCAACCGAGCGCCTGCGTGTGGAGTACGAAGACATTGGCATCGAGCGACTGCCGCCCCTGATGGAGAAACAAGCATGA
- the motA gene encoding flagellar motor stator protein MotA gives MFVIIGYVVAFGCIFGMYILHGGNIAVILKALPFETVTILGGALGAFVVNNQPKVLKATMAAIPMALKSSKYTKARYMELMAMLYEILQKARKEGLMAIEKDVEAPHESEIFKKYPTVGSDHHVIEFTTDYLRMMVSGNLNSHEIEALMDSEIETHHQEAHAPVAALARLAGALPAFGIIAAVLGVVNTMGSVGQPPSVLGGMIGSALVGTFLGILLAYGVVEPLGGLVEQKTEDAAKELQCIKSTLLASMQGYNPATAIEFGRKVLFSGDRPSFTELESHVKGKK, from the coding sequence ATGTTTGTCATCATTGGTTACGTCGTCGCCTTCGGCTGCATCTTTGGGATGTACATCCTTCACGGCGGCAACATTGCCGTGATCCTGAAGGCGCTACCGTTCGAGACGGTCACCATTCTGGGGGGCGCCCTCGGCGCTTTCGTGGTCAACAACCAGCCCAAGGTTCTCAAAGCCACCATGGCAGCCATTCCTATGGCCCTCAAAAGCTCCAAGTACACCAAAGCGCGGTACATGGAGCTTATGGCCATGCTTTATGAAATCTTGCAGAAGGCGCGCAAAGAAGGGCTGATGGCCATAGAAAAGGATGTCGAGGCGCCGCACGAGTCCGAGATTTTCAAAAAATACCCCACCGTAGGATCAGATCACCACGTGATTGAATTCACCACCGACTATTTGCGCATGATGGTGTCGGGCAATCTCAATTCACACGAAATTGAAGCCTTGATGGACAGCGAGATCGAAACGCACCACCAAGAGGCCCACGCTCCGGTCGCAGCACTGGCGCGCCTGGCCGGTGCCCTGCCCGCCTTCGGCATCATTGCCGCCGTGCTGGGGGTGGTCAACACCATGGGCTCCGTGGGGCAGCCACCATCGGTGCTGGGCGGCATGATTGGCTCGGCTCTGGTGGGTACCTTCCTGGGTATTTTGCTGGCCTATGGCGTAGTGGAACCTTTAGGCGGCTTGGTCGAGCAAAAGACCGAGGATGCAGCCAAAGAATTGCAGTGCATCAAATCCACCTTGCTGGCCAGCATGCAGGGCTACAACCCTGCCACGGCGATTGAATTCGGCCGTAAAGTGCTTTTCTCAGGCGATCGCCCCAGTTTCACCGAGCTGGAGAGCCATGTGAAGGGCAAAAAATAG
- the motB gene encoding flagellar motor protein MotB: MAEKKLQPIIIKRIKKGGHAVHGGAWKIAYADFVTAMMAFFLLMWLLGSTAKGELQGIADYFNAPLKVAMVGGDGAGNSSSVIPGGGNDLSKVHGQVRRSDADTKKQRRMSAEQMRADIARQDAERIKALQAKIDAIITASPILNEYRSQIRMDVTPDGLQIQIVDEQNRPMFDSGSALVKPYMRDILRGIGTALAGVENSISLSGHTDAVPYGNSERGYSNWELSADRANASRRELVAAGMPDAKLARVVGLAASDLLDTENPRAPANRRITITVLTREAQERLLGKNIPGLPAAQLLEEKNEMPPDGEAR; this comes from the coding sequence ATGGCAGAAAAGAAACTCCAGCCCATCATCATTAAGCGCATCAAGAAAGGCGGCCATGCCGTGCATGGCGGTGCCTGGAAGATCGCTTACGCCGACTTCGTGACGGCCATGATGGCCTTTTTTCTGCTGATGTGGCTGCTGGGCTCCACCGCCAAGGGAGAACTGCAAGGTATTGCGGATTACTTCAATGCACCTCTGAAGGTGGCTATGGTGGGTGGCGATGGCGCGGGCAACAGCTCCAGCGTCATCCCCGGCGGCGGCAACGACCTGAGCAAGGTGCATGGACAGGTGCGCCGCTCTGACGCCGACACGAAAAAACAACGCCGCATGTCGGCAGAGCAAATGCGTGCCGATATTGCGCGCCAGGACGCAGAGCGCATCAAGGCGCTGCAGGCCAAGATTGACGCCATCATCACCGCCAGTCCGATACTCAACGAATACCGCTCACAGATACGGATGGATGTGACGCCCGATGGCCTGCAGATCCAGATCGTGGACGAGCAAAACCGCCCCATGTTCGACAGCGGCAGCGCACTGGTCAAACCCTATATGCGTGACATTCTGCGCGGTATTGGCACGGCCCTTGCCGGGGTTGAAAACAGCATCAGCCTGTCGGGACACACAGATGCTGTCCCTTACGGCAACAGCGAGCGCGGCTACAGCAACTGGGAGCTCTCAGCCGACCGCGCCAATGCCTCGCGCCGTGAACTGGTGGCGGCCGGCATGCCCGACGCCAAGTTAGCGCGCGTAGTGGGGCTTGCTGCCAGTGACCTGCTCGACACCGAAAACCCGCGCGCACCCGCCAATCGACGCATCACCATCACAGTACTTACCCGCGAAGCACAGGAACGATTGTTGGGAAAAAACATTCCCGGCCTGCCTGCGGCACAATTGCTGGAAGAAAAAAACGAAATGCCCCCGGATGGCGAAGCAAGGTAA